A region from the Desulfuromonas acetexigens genome encodes:
- the ypfJ gene encoding KPN_02809 family neutral zinc metallopeptidase, whose amino-acid sequence MRWQDGRRSDNVEDRRGMRSAGGKKVGGGIGVIILALIAMYFGVDPAIVLDQGGAPGMSGGDSAVSAPRSPEEDVLAEFVSVVLADTEDVWNDLFRQMGREYREPRLVLFTDAVESACGYAQAAVGPFYCPSDQSVYIDLGFYRDLKLRHQAPGDFAQAYVIAHEVGHHVQKLLGILDKVNNLRRRVSEVEANQLLVRMELQADCMAGLWANHAHRERQVLEEGDIEEALNAASAIGDDRLQRQSRGYVSPDSFTHGTSAQRVEWFTRGARSGDLNQCDTFAAGRL is encoded by the coding sequence ATGCGTTGGCAGGATGGTCGCAGAAGCGACAACGTGGAAGATCGGCGCGGCATGCGCAGCGCGGGGGGGAAGAAGGTCGGGGGCGGTATCGGTGTCATTATCCTGGCGCTGATCGCCATGTATTTCGGCGTCGATCCGGCCATTGTCCTCGATCAGGGAGGGGCGCCCGGCATGTCGGGTGGGGATTCGGCGGTGAGCGCGCCCCGCTCCCCGGAAGAGGACGTGCTGGCCGAATTCGTTTCGGTGGTGCTTGCCGACACCGAGGATGTCTGGAACGACCTTTTCCGGCAGATGGGGCGGGAGTACCGGGAACCGCGCCTGGTGTTGTTCACCGATGCGGTGGAGTCGGCCTGCGGCTACGCCCAGGCGGCGGTCGGGCCCTTTTACTGTCCCTCGGATCAGAGCGTCTATATCGACCTCGGCTTCTATCGCGATCTCAAGTTGCGCCATCAGGCTCCGGGGGATTTCGCTCAGGCCTACGTCATCGCCCATGAGGTCGGTCATCATGTGCAGAAGCTTTTGGGTATCCTCGATAAGGTGAACAACCTGCGGCGGCGGGTGAGCGAGGTGGAAGCCAACCAGTTGCTGGTGCGGATGGAATTGCAGGCGGACTGCATGGCCGGGCTCTGGGCCAACCATGCCCACCGTGAGCGCCAGGTTCTCGAAGAGGGGGATATCGAAGAGGCGCTGAACGCCGCCAGCGCCATCGGCGACGACCGCCTGCAGCGCCAGTCCCGGGGCTATGTTTCCCCCGACTCCTTCACCCACGGCACCTCGGCCCAGCGCGTCGAGTGGTTCACCCGGGGCGCCCGCAGCGGCGACCTGAACCAGTGCGATACCTTTGCCGCCGGACGGCTCTGA
- a CDS encoding SEC-C metal-binding domain-containing protein, with protein sequence MFAWLNKLFRRETRAELPDSLVDLRGTDPCWCGSGRKYARCHRPEDRRRMRELGISPAAYRGNPFV encoded by the coding sequence ATGTTTGCCTGGTTGAACAAGTTGTTTCGCCGAGAAACGCGCGCTGAACTTCCCGATAGCCTTGTCGATCTGCGCGGAACGGACCCCTGCTGGTGCGGCAGCGGCCGCAAATATGCCCGCTGTCACCGCCCGGAAGATCGACGGCGGATGCGCGAACTCGGCATCAGTCCGGCGGCGTACCGGGGCAACCCCTTTGTCTGA
- a CDS encoding type 1 glutamine amidotransferase domain-containing protein, which translates to MRILFVLTSHDRLGDTGEKTGFWLEEFAAPYYVLKDAGAEIVPASPKGGMPPLDPKSDLPESQTEHTRRFHADAAARNELAATRSLADLSADGYDGVFYPGGHGTMWDLPDNRESIALIEAFVNADKPVCAVCHAPAALVNVRGKDGDFLVKGRRVTGFSNAEEEAVALTGVVPFLLEDRLKERGGLYRQGADWAPHVEVDGLLITGQNPASSELAAKEMLKLFAF; encoded by the coding sequence ATGAGAATTCTCTTCGTTCTTACTTCCCATGACCGCCTCGGCGATACCGGTGAGAAGACCGGGTTCTGGCTTGAAGAATTCGCCGCGCCTTATTATGTGCTGAAGGATGCCGGGGCGGAAATTGTTCCGGCTTCGCCCAAGGGGGGGATGCCGCCTCTCGATCCGAAGAGCGATCTGCCGGAAAGCCAGACCGAGCATACCCGGCGTTTTCACGCCGATGCCGCCGCCCGGAATGAGCTGGCCGCTACCCGCAGCTTGGCCGATCTTTCCGCTGATGGCTACGACGGGGTTTTCTACCCCGGTGGGCACGGCACCATGTGGGATCTGCCCGACAACCGAGAATCGATCGCCCTGATCGAGGCCTTTGTCAACGCCGATAAACCGGTGTGCGCGGTCTGTCATGCCCCGGCTGCTCTGGTCAATGTACGCGGCAAGGATGGCGACTTTCTTGTCAAGGGCCGGCGCGTGACCGGTTTCTCCAATGCCGAAGAGGAGGCTGTGGCGTTGACCGGCGTTGTCCCCTTTCTGCTGGAGGATCGGCTCAAGGAACGGGGCGGCCTCTATCGGCAGGGAGCGGACTGGGCGCCCCATGTCGAGGTCGACGGTTTGCTGATCACGGGCCAGAACCCGGCCTCTTCGGAATTGGCGGCCAAAGAGATGCTGAAACTTTTCGCTTTCTGA
- a CDS encoding nucleotidyl transferase AbiEii/AbiGii toxin family protein gives MPAARYSEDIDLVQVEPGGIGLLMNGIREVLTPWLGEPKWSKLPVLL, from the coding sequence ATGCCGGCGGCCCGTTATTCGGAAGACATTGACCTGGTTCAGGTCGAACCCGGAGGCATCGGTCTGCTGATGAATGGCATCCGGGAAGTTTTGACCCCCTGGCTTGGGGAGCCGAAATGGAGTAAACTTCCCGTACTTTTGTGA
- a CDS encoding alkene reductase: protein MPSLFDPIKIGALHLPNRIVMSPLTRSRATSDSRVPTPLMAEYYSQRATAGLIISEATVVDRMGVGYVATPGIWSDEQVEGWKSVTEAVHASGGRIFLQLWHVGRISDPSLLDGHPPVSASALAARGDVSLLRPKRPFPVPRALETQEIPGIIAAFRRGAVNAKAAGFDGVEIHGANGYLLDQFLQDSTNRRTDAYGGSREKRARLMLEVTDAVLEVWGADRVGMHLAPRADSHDMGDSDRLATFTYVARELGKRRLAFICAREERREDSIGPHIREAFAGVYIANENFTRETAGQALADEVADAVAFGRAFIANPDLVARFALNAPLNTWDDQTFYVGGAKGYIDYPTLPGRL, encoded by the coding sequence ATGCCCTCTTTGTTCGACCCCATCAAGATTGGAGCGTTGCACCTGCCCAATCGGATCGTCATGTCGCCGCTGACCCGCTCCCGCGCGACCTCCGATTCTCGCGTACCCACACCGCTCATGGCCGAGTATTATTCCCAGCGGGCCACCGCCGGCTTGATCATTTCGGAAGCCACCGTTGTGGACCGAATGGGCGTTGGCTATGTCGCCACACCCGGGATCTGGTCGGATGAACAGGTCGAGGGCTGGAAGTCCGTGACCGAAGCCGTGCATGCCAGCGGAGGTCGCATCTTCCTTCAGCTTTGGCACGTCGGCCGGATTTCCGATCCCAGCCTTCTGGACGGCCACCCTCCCGTCTCGGCCAGTGCCCTTGCGGCTCGGGGAGATGTCAGCCTGTTACGTCCAAAACGGCCATTCCCTGTTCCGCGAGCACTGGAAACCCAAGAGATCCCCGGGATCATCGCCGCATTCCGACGGGGGGCGGTGAATGCCAAGGCCGCCGGCTTCGATGGCGTTGAAATCCATGGCGCCAACGGCTACCTGCTCGACCAGTTTCTGCAGGACAGCACGAATAGACGAACCGATGCATACGGCGGTTCGCGGGAGAAGCGCGCACGCCTGATGCTGGAGGTGACGGATGCGGTGCTCGAGGTCTGGGGCGCCGACCGGGTCGGAATGCACCTTGCGCCGCGCGCGGACAGCCACGATATGGGCGATAGCGATCGTCTGGCCACCTTCACCTACGTGGCGCGTGAACTCGGCAAGCGCCGCCTCGCGTTCATCTGCGCCCGCGAGGAACGCCGCGAAGACAGTATCGGCCCCCATATCCGTGAAGCCTTTGCCGGGGTCTACATTGCCAACGAAAACTTCACCCGGGAAACGGCCGGGCAGGCCCTTGCGGATGAGGTGGCCGATGCCGTTGCCTTCGGGCGAGCGTTCATCGCCAATCCCGACCTTGTCGCCAGATTCGCGCTAAACGCACCGTTGAACACCTGGGATGACCAGACCTTCTATGTCGGCGGCGCCAAAGGCTATATCGACTATCCGACGCTTCCCGGCAGGCTATGA
- a CDS encoding type II toxin-antitoxin system RelE family toxin encodes MVYRIELTPAAEKSLAKIAKSDRPLLKRIDQALLALAASPFPANSKQLVGEDPPLYRMRVGDYRILYQVENDVLVILVVHVSHRKDVYRFLKR; translated from the coding sequence GTGGTTTATCGTATTGAACTGACCCCGGCGGCGGAAAAATCCCTTGCCAAGATTGCCAAAAGCGATCGCCCTCTTCTGAAAAGAATTGACCAGGCCCTACTTGCTTTAGCTGCGAGCCCGTTTCCTGCCAATAGCAAACAGCTCGTTGGGGAAGACCCGCCTTTATACCGAATGCGGGTAGGTGATTACCGGATTCTTTATCAGGTGGAGAATGATGTACTGGTGATTCTCGTTGTCCATGTTAGCCATCGAAAGGACGTATATCGCTTTCTGAAGCGATAA
- a CDS encoding type II toxin-antitoxin system Phd/YefM family antitoxin, with protein sequence MGVSDARESLGEVVDRARYTHERVVLTKRGREVGAIISMDDLKLLEMLEDQLDIKAAREAIEESRGERIPYEEVRKKLGL encoded by the coding sequence ATGGGCGTATCGGATGCGCGGGAAAGTTTGGGCGAGGTCGTTGACAGGGCTCGCTACACCCACGAACGTGTTGTTCTCACCAAGCGCGGGAGGGAAGTCGGGGCTATAATTTCAATGGACGACCTGAAACTTTTGGAGATGCTTGAAGATCAACTCGATATCAAAGCGGCTCGGGAAGCCATCGAGGAATCTCGCGGCGAACGGATTCCCTATGAAGAAGTTCGAAAAAAATTGGGATTATAA
- a CDS encoding helix-turn-helix transcriptional regulator, giving the protein MDTLMRQWNLLTLVPRLPAKKTTVRLRDELEERGYPTTLRTVQRDLEKLESEFQLSSDGNRPAGWFWPRDAVQFDIPGMSPYAALVFKMVRRHLGRLLPEACLDLLAPYFRQGDKILADIEPQPLATWPDRVAVLSRTQPLQPPLIDSQVLFAVYDGLLHGRQLSIAYRRRGEDQAQERIVNPLGIVVVDQTHYLVATFWHYTDLKQLAIHRIETAQVLDTAALTPEDFDLQTYVDSGAFGYPEGEELLSLRALFAPDPARQFEETPLSAEQKLSEQADGRILLEAQVRDTAQLRWWLQGFGAQVEILGPPGLREEFAEQIRQLAARYGCLFLR; this is encoded by the coding sequence ATGGATACGTTGATGCGGCAATGGAACCTGTTGACTCTGGTTCCCCGGCTGCCCGCCAAAAAGACGACCGTTCGGCTGCGCGACGAACTGGAGGAGCGCGGCTATCCGACCACGCTGCGCACGGTGCAGCGCGATCTGGAGAAGCTGGAGAGCGAATTTCAGCTGAGCTCCGACGGCAACCGTCCCGCCGGCTGGTTCTGGCCCAGGGATGCCGTTCAGTTCGATATCCCCGGCATGTCCCCCTATGCCGCCCTGGTCTTCAAGATGGTTCGGCGGCACTTGGGGCGGCTGTTGCCGGAAGCCTGCCTCGATTTGCTCGCCCCCTACTTTCGCCAGGGGGATAAAATCCTCGCCGACATCGAACCGCAACCGCTGGCGACCTGGCCCGATCGGGTCGCGGTCCTGTCCCGGACCCAGCCTTTACAGCCCCCCCTGATCGACTCTCAGGTGCTTTTTGCCGTGTACGACGGCCTTCTGCACGGGCGGCAGTTGTCCATCGCCTACCGGCGGCGGGGAGAGGACCAGGCGCAGGAGCGGATCGTCAATCCGCTCGGGATCGTGGTGGTCGATCAGACTCACTATCTGGTCGCCACTTTCTGGCATTACACCGATCTCAAGCAACTGGCCATTCACCGCATCGAAACGGCACAGGTTCTCGACACGGCGGCCCTGACCCCGGAAGATTTCGATTTACAGACGTATGTCGACTCCGGCGCTTTCGGCTATCCCGAAGGGGAAGAACTGCTGTCCCTGCGGGCGCTCTTCGCCCCCGATCCCGCCCGACAGTTCGAAGAAACGCCCCTGAGTGCCGAACAAAAACTGAGCGAACAGGCCGACGGCCGCATTCTGCTTGAGGCGCAGGTGCGCGACACCGCCCAGTTGCGCTGGTGGCTGCAAGGGTTCGGCGCCCAGGTGGAAATCCTCGGCCCGCCTGGCCTGCGGGAGGAATTCGCCGAGCAGATCCGGCAGCTCGCCGCACGGTACGGCTGCTTGTTTCTCCGGTGA
- a CDS encoding AAA family ATPase, protein MVEPYEQHVILTYLLRLATDSRLSPQGLGELCEFFQRNLAYLGLDRNDEEFLDHLMRFQEILDEKKGMRGAFRHIAGVIDKRLRQRLDDLKGAEPGPLETNLTILADELELDRDERGFFGLFVRFLTHAGFQRIFNEMTREHLGLLDTCAICLDTDRNALGDRLRPGAPLLASGVIRQACRTGNDLDDQFEMPDAVRTAMQKACGVKEDIRRYILGETAQASLLWEDFDYLNDIPERLERFLKTSIDHRVPGVNVLLWGPPGTGKTEFCKTLAQRLEVKLYAVGEQDEDGGEPTRKERMGSLQLAQSLLRYQSRSLLLFDEMDDLFEGSALVRFFGGKLSMGSKVFTNRLFENNPIPTIWTINDAKLLDESIIRRMALAIEMSIPPAKTRERVWQRVLSKNTLSLPDDDIRILSQLDISPAVVDNAARVAKQIGGRIEDFQFATRGIVKAMSGHLPKPKPSFTTPFCPELIRTQSDLERITRQLKLTGRRDFSLCLYGPPGTGKSAFVRHLAEALDLPVVMKRASDLFDAYVGETEKSIAKAFQEALDKGGFLVFDEADSLLGDRRYAVRNWEVSQVNEMLTWMENHPLPFACTTNLMDRLDQASLRRFTFKCHFDYLGEEQLCLAFERFFGMTATVRQLDGLIGLTPGDFALVDKKARIIGCEGDRDLLIDMLKQELAAKEHRPGRPMGFTRE, encoded by the coding sequence ATGGTCGAACCCTATGAGCAACACGTCATTCTCACCTATCTGCTGCGGCTGGCCACCGACAGCCGTCTCTCCCCCCAGGGGCTGGGCGAACTCTGCGAGTTCTTCCAGCGCAACCTGGCCTATCTCGGCCTGGACCGCAACGACGAGGAGTTTCTGGATCACCTCATGCGCTTTCAGGAAATCCTCGATGAGAAAAAGGGGATGCGCGGCGCCTTCCGCCACATCGCCGGGGTCATCGACAAACGCCTGCGGCAGCGGCTCGACGACCTCAAGGGAGCCGAGCCGGGGCCGCTGGAGACCAACCTGACGATCCTCGCCGACGAACTGGAACTGGACCGGGACGAACGGGGATTTTTCGGGCTCTTCGTCCGGTTCCTCACCCATGCCGGGTTTCAGCGGATTTTCAACGAAATGACCCGGGAGCACCTGGGCCTGCTCGATACCTGCGCCATCTGTCTGGACACCGATCGCAATGCCCTCGGCGACCGCCTGCGCCCCGGCGCGCCCCTGCTCGCTTCGGGGGTCATCCGCCAGGCCTGCCGCACCGGCAACGATCTCGATGATCAGTTCGAAATGCCCGATGCCGTGCGCACCGCCATGCAGAAAGCCTGCGGGGTCAAGGAAGACATCCGCAGATACATCCTCGGGGAGACGGCCCAGGCCAGTCTGCTGTGGGAAGACTTCGATTATCTCAACGACATTCCCGAACGCCTGGAGCGCTTTCTGAAGACGTCCATCGACCACCGGGTTCCCGGCGTCAACGTCCTCCTCTGGGGGCCTCCGGGGACCGGCAAGACCGAATTCTGCAAGACCCTGGCCCAGCGGTTGGAGGTGAAACTCTACGCCGTCGGCGAGCAGGACGAGGACGGCGGGGAGCCGACCCGCAAGGAGCGCATGGGCTCGCTGCAGTTGGCGCAGAGCCTGCTGCGCTACCAGAGCCGGAGCCTGCTTCTCTTTGACGAGATGGATGACCTGTTCGAGGGGAGCGCCCTGGTGCGCTTCTTCGGTGGAAAACTCTCCATGGGCTCGAAGGTCTTCACCAACCGCCTCTTCGAGAACAATCCGATTCCGACCATCTGGACCATCAACGACGCCAAACTGCTCGACGAGTCGATCATCCGGCGCATGGCGTTGGCCATCGAGATGTCCATTCCGCCGGCGAAGACCCGGGAGCGGGTCTGGCAGCGGGTGCTCTCCAAAAACACCCTGAGCCTGCCGGATGACGACATCCGGATTCTCTCCCAGCTCGACATTTCACCGGCCGTGGTCGACAACGCCGCCCGTGTCGCCAAACAGATCGGCGGCCGCATCGAGGATTTTCAATTCGCCACCCGGGGGATCGTCAAAGCCATGTCCGGACACCTGCCGAAACCGAAACCTTCCTTCACGACTCCGTTCTGTCCGGAACTGATCCGGACACAGAGCGATCTGGAGCGGATTACGCGCCAACTCAAGCTCACCGGACGCCGGGATTTTTCCCTCTGCCTCTACGGTCCTCCGGGTACCGGCAAGTCGGCCTTCGTCCGCCACCTGGCGGAAGCCCTCGATCTGCCGGTGGTGATGAAGCGGGCCTCGGATCTGTTCGACGCCTATGTCGGCGAAACGGAAAAATCCATCGCCAAGGCCTTTCAGGAGGCGCTGGACAAGGGGGGCTTCCTCGTTTTCGACGAAGCCGACTCCCTGCTCGGCGACCGCCGTTACGCGGTGCGCAACTGGGAGGTGAGCCAGGTCAACGAAATGCTCACCTGGATGGAAAACCACCCCCTGCCCTTTGCCTGCACCACCAACCTGATGGACCGGCTGGATCAGGCGTCGCTGCGCCGCTTCACCTTCAAGTGCCATTTCGACTATCTGGGGGAGGAACAACTCTGCCTGGCCTTCGAACGCTTCTTCGGGATGACGGCGACGGTCAGACAACTGGACGGTCTGATCGGCCTGACCCCTGGCGACTTCGCCCTGGTCGACAAGAAAGCCCGGATCATCGGCTGCGAAGGAGACCGGGACCTGCTGATCGACATGCTGAAACAGGAACTCGCCGCCAAGGAACACCGTCCCGGTCGGCCGATGGGATTCACTCGGGAGTGA
- a CDS encoding AAA family ATPase, translating into MNLPAEEKAVILAYLLNLAGHPVCRRELLGEICEFIVHFPQLLDPLRPAERKKLTTVQDFSESYEHAACPREEVDAARTALLALLTPRRVPAKGVELPGVFQRNLDTLAHDLGLDAIENAFMGLLSRYQGWRGLRCFIDNANGKFGDPVGLCAIFLAIDEMELAQRLRPESRLLSSGIVTQEDCQGSDLDDHYSLIKNVESALYKRRTLGSDLRSLILGAPRQATLSWENFRHLGETRDRLREFLRRALDEGLPGVNILFYGPPGTGKTEFCKTLAQELAVPLYAVGEVDDAGHEPNRHERIQSLELAQMILGSKGRGLLLFDEMDDVMGGEFNFFGKRRSTGPKIFLHRMLENNPVPTFWILNDVSNLDEAIVRRMALAIELKSPPVASRRQVWEQVLERHELALPDAEIRQLVKLDIAPAVIDSATRFARCLNGSSDDLRFAATSIIRAMNKGVSPPLETVADAYRPELTCSSLDVEALAGRLSASDEKRFSLCLYGPPGTGKSALVRYLAQRLDMPVLLKRASDLLDPYVGMTEQKIAKAFAEALDLGAFLVFDEADSLLSDRRHAARNWEVSQVNEMLTWMESHALPFACTTNLREHLDPASLRRFTFKCHLDYLQPAQVEPAFRHFFPEAELPAGLVALHGLTPGDFAVVARKARVMGCLNDAGKLHGLLSEEIREKGLSAQSSAKIGFLN; encoded by the coding sequence ATGAATCTGCCCGCCGAAGAGAAAGCCGTCATCCTTGCCTATCTGCTCAACCTGGCCGGCCATCCGGTCTGCCGCCGCGAGTTGCTCGGGGAAATCTGCGAATTTATCGTCCATTTCCCGCAGCTGCTGGACCCCTTGCGTCCTGCCGAGCGAAAGAAGCTGACGACGGTGCAGGATTTTTCCGAATCCTACGAACATGCCGCCTGCCCTCGTGAAGAGGTGGATGCCGCCAGAACCGCGCTGCTCGCTCTGCTGACGCCGCGCCGGGTTCCCGCCAAAGGTGTCGAGCTCCCCGGAGTTTTTCAGCGGAACCTGGATACGCTCGCCCACGATCTCGGGCTCGACGCCATCGAAAACGCTTTTATGGGACTGCTCAGCCGTTACCAGGGATGGCGCGGTCTGCGCTGTTTCATCGACAATGCCAACGGGAAGTTCGGTGATCCCGTCGGTCTCTGCGCGATCTTCCTCGCCATCGATGAAATGGAGCTGGCCCAGCGCCTGCGCCCGGAAAGCCGCCTGCTCTCCTCGGGGATTGTCACCCAGGAGGATTGTCAGGGGAGCGATCTCGACGACCACTACTCCCTGATCAAAAATGTCGAATCCGCCCTCTATAAACGCCGCACCCTCGGGTCGGATCTGCGCAGCCTGATTCTGGGGGCACCGCGTCAGGCGACGTTGTCCTGGGAGAACTTTCGTCACCTCGGTGAAACCCGCGACCGGTTGCGGGAGTTTCTGCGCCGCGCCCTGGATGAAGGGTTGCCCGGGGTAAACATCCTCTTCTACGGTCCGCCGGGTACGGGCAAGACCGAATTCTGCAAGACCCTCGCCCAGGAACTCGCCGTCCCCCTGTACGCCGTGGGGGAAGTGGACGACGCCGGGCACGAGCCCAATCGCCACGAGCGCATCCAGTCCCTGGAACTCGCTCAGATGATCCTCGGCAGCAAGGGGCGGGGGTTGCTCCTCTTTGACGAGATGGACGACGTCATGGGGGGAGAGTTCAATTTTTTCGGGAAAAGACGTTCCACCGGACCGAAGATCTTTCTTCATCGGATGCTCGAAAACAATCCGGTGCCGACCTTCTGGATTCTCAACGACGTCTCCAATCTGGACGAAGCGATCGTGCGCCGCATGGCTTTGGCCATCGAACTCAAAAGCCCGCCGGTCGCCTCCCGGCGTCAGGTCTGGGAGCAGGTGCTGGAGCGCCACGAGCTGGCGCTGCCCGACGCCGAGATCCGCCAACTGGTCAAACTCGATATCGCTCCGGCGGTGATCGACAGCGCCACCCGTTTCGCCCGCTGCCTCAACGGGAGCTCGGACGATCTGCGATTTGCCGCCACGAGTATCATTCGCGCCATGAACAAGGGAGTCTCCCCGCCGCTGGAGACGGTCGCCGATGCGTACCGTCCGGAACTGACCTGCAGCAGCTTGGATGTCGAAGCGCTGGCCGGACGCCTGTCGGCGAGCGACGAGAAACGCTTCTCCCTCTGCCTGTACGGTCCTCCGGGGACGGGGAAGTCCGCCCTGGTGCGCTATCTGGCCCAGCGCCTCGACATGCCGGTGTTGCTCAAGCGGGCGTCGGACCTGCTTGACCCCTATGTCGGAATGACGGAACAGAAGATCGCCAAAGCCTTCGCCGAAGCCCTCGACCTGGGTGCCTTTCTGGTCTTCGACGAAGCGGATTCGTTGCTTTCGGACCGGCGCCACGCAGCGCGCAACTGGGAAGTCAGCCAGGTCAACGAAATGCTCACTTGGATGGAGTCCCACGCGCTCCCCTTTGCCTGCACCACCAACCTGCGGGAGCACCTGGACCCCGCCTCGCTGCGCCGGTTTACCTTCAAATGCCATCTCGACTATCTGCAACCCGCCCAGGTCGAGCCGGCCTTTCGCCACTTTTTCCCCGAAGCCGAGCTGCCTGCCGGTCTGGTTGCGCTGCACGGATTGACCCCTGGAGATTTCGCGGTGGTCGCCCGCAAAGCCCGGGTCATGGGCTGTCTGAACGATGCCGGGAAGTTGCACGGACTGCTGAGCGAAGAGATTCGGGAGAAGGGGTTGAGTGCCCAGTCTTCCGCCAAGATTGGATTTTTAAACTGA
- a CDS encoding ADP-ribosylglycohydrolase family protein has protein sequence MPETKSGHNEAILARAQGCLLGQLAGDALGSLVEFQSPEEIRKAYPNGVRELADGGTWKTIAGQPTDDSEMALLLARTLVHRRTYDQEAVREAYVYWLETDPFDCGMTVACGLRRRPNPESQANGALMRVSPLGIFGVNHPLPQVAEWAQRDALLTHPHPICLQANALYAMAIAQAIRTGPDPQFLYHAIRTWAEAMPVAPDLFATILQAAERPPADYLHQQGWVLLAFHNALWQLLHAPDLESGVVDTVMRGGDTDTNAAICAALLGAVYGVDAIPRQWREAVLGCRPQFGRPGVLRPRPDCFWPGDALELTGRLLGTSAIR, from the coding sequence ATGCCTGAAACAAAGAGCGGTCATAACGAGGCGATCCTTGCCCGCGCCCAGGGATGTCTTCTCGGGCAGCTGGCCGGGGATGCCCTGGGCAGTCTGGTCGAGTTCCAGTCGCCGGAGGAGATCCGAAAAGCCTACCCGAACGGTGTGCGCGAACTGGCCGACGGCGGCACCTGGAAGACCATCGCCGGCCAACCGACCGACGATTCCGAAATGGCTCTGCTCCTCGCCCGCACTCTGGTCCATCGCCGCACCTATGATCAGGAAGCCGTGCGCGAGGCCTATGTCTATTGGCTTGAAACCGACCCCTTCGATTGCGGCATGACCGTCGCCTGCGGACTTCGCAGGCGCCCGAACCCTGAGAGTCAGGCCAATGGCGCGCTGATGCGGGTGAGCCCGCTGGGGATTTTTGGCGTCAACCATCCCTTGCCACAGGTTGCCGAATGGGCGCAACGCGATGCCTTATTGACCCATCCCCACCCCATTTGCCTGCAGGCTAACGCTCTCTATGCTATGGCGATTGCCCAGGCCATCCGCACCGGTCCCGATCCCCAATTCCTTTATCACGCCATCAGAACCTGGGCCGAAGCGATGCCGGTGGCACCGGATCTGTTCGCGACGATTCTCCAGGCGGCGGAACGGCCGCCGGCCGATTACCTGCATCAGCAAGGCTGGGTTCTGCTCGCCTTCCATAACGCCCTCTGGCAACTGCTGCACGCCCCCGATCTTGAGAGCGGGGTGGTCGATACCGTCATGCGCGGTGGCGATACCGATACCAACGCCGCCATCTGCGCGGCGCTCTTGGGCGCCGTTTACGGGGTGGACGCCATTCCCCGGCAATGGCGCGAAGCGGTCCTGGGCTGCCGCCCCCAGTTCGGCCGCCCCGGTGTTCTCCGTCCCCGCCCGGACTGTTTCTGGCCGGGGGATGCCCTGGAACTGACTGGACGACTGCTCGGAACGTCGGCGATCCGGTAA
- a CDS encoding type II toxin-antitoxin system Phd/YefM family antitoxin, which translates to MSTTRKNELHADEWQLQEAKNRLSRVVEEARRGKPQTITLRGTPAAVVLSFEQYQELTRPRLPLSEFFKSSPLRGVELELERSRDTGREVEL; encoded by the coding sequence ATGTCGACAACCAGGAAGAATGAGCTTCACGCCGATGAGTGGCAGCTGCAGGAAGCCAAGAACCGCCTGAGCCGGGTGGTCGAGGAGGCCCGGCGCGGCAAGCCGCAGACCATTACCCTGCGGGGGACGCCGGCCGCCGTGGTCCTTTCCTTCGAGCAATACCAGGAGCTGACCCGGCCCCGCTTACCCCTTTCCGAGTTTTTCAAAAGCTCTCCCCTGCGCGGGGTGGAGCTGGAACTGGAGCGGAGCCGCGATACGGGGCGCGAGGTGGAGCTGTGA
- a CDS encoding type II toxin-antitoxin system VapC family toxin, which yields MRFLLDTCVISELVRPRPDERVLGWIDAVDEAGLFLSSLTLGELEKGISKLPVSTRRDQLRDWLERDLAERFSTRILPVDATVALAWGRLQGEAEGAGMKLPVIDSLLAATAACHQLTLVTRNVADFARCGVPLLNPWNA from the coding sequence GTGAGATTTCTGCTCGATACCTGCGTCATTTCGGAGCTTGTTCGTCCCCGGCCCGACGAAAGGGTTCTGGGCTGGATCGATGCGGTTGACGAAGCCGGGCTCTTTCTGAGCAGCTTGACGCTGGGGGAGTTGGAGAAGGGGATCAGCAAATTGCCGGTCTCCACCCGGCGCGATCAACTGCGCGACTGGCTGGAGCGGGATCTGGCGGAACGGTTTTCAACGCGGATTCTTCCGGTCGATGCCACCGTCGCCCTGGCCTGGGGACGACTGCAGGGAGAGGCGGAAGGGGCCGGGATGAAGCTGCCGGTGATCGACTCATTGCTGGCGGCCACCGCCGCCTGTCATCAGCTCACACTGGTCACCAGAAATGTCGCCGATTTTGCCCGCTGCGGCGTTCCCCTGCTCAATCCCTGGAACGCCTGA